The Triticum urartu cultivar G1812 unplaced genomic scaffold, Tu2.1 TuUngrouped_contig_5690, whole genome shotgun sequence region TATAGCACTCCACAATGCTAGCCACGTCCTTCTTGTTCTTCCCCAACTGCATGTACATCGGTGATGTCGGTTGTTATGACAGTACATTCTATCATGTTTTGGTTAATTTTTTGACAGAAATGCAGCATTAATTCACATATGTATAGGAGACGGAGTACCTTGTAAGAGGAGATGTCGTTGAGGAAGCGACCGATCTGTGCACCGGCACGGACTACGTCAGGAACGGCACATGTCCACTCGAATACCTTCTTGGTTGCTATGGTGCCGTAGCCCATGAGGGCCACAAGGTTAAGCATGGGCAAGCCCGAAGACATGACCGACAACTCCTCGTGTTCCTTGAAGGTCGGCCGATGCTTGTCGTTGGACCATTGGGCCTCTTGCATATAATATTCCGCCTGCAGCTGGTACTGCGTACACAACAATTTAGAACACACTATTACCGTGTTGGCTTATTTTACAGTAGTATTTGCTTAATTTAATTTTTCTGAAATCAATTATTGGTCTCACCTATTAACCTTTAAACTATACATATGTTTATTTTACTCCCTAAACGACACTTAAAAGAACTAGAAAGTACAGTTTATGACGTTAAATGAGAGATAAAATTGTTTACGGCAAAACTAAGCCAAGTCCATATATGAGAGAAATGAAAATTCCTCAAGGAACCATTTACATATTAAAATTGGTGCACGTAATTACAACATACCGCCTTTCTTGCATAAGACATGCGGTACTTCTCGTCCGGTTTCAACATATTCTCAAAATCTTTGAAGTTGCTTAGCGTTTTGATGTATGGCATGCGAAGGTATTCAGGTAGAATAGAAACCGCGCTATCGTCCCATCTGTAAGAAAAAAAGATATGTTTGCCTTAATGAGAGATCGAATTAAAGATTGTATTAGAATTATGAAAGGAAAAGATACCTCATACTTTCTTGAAATAATTGAATTACACCCTATGTAAGTACCTCTGCATGGCTTCGGTGAAACTGTGACATTCCTCTAAGGTGGCATGGACATCATAGGTATCGTCAAGAAAAGTCACCAACCCAAACGTCTTGGCGAACATCAATCGTGCGCGTGAGTGTTCCTCCTCAGGGATCATTCCGCAACTCCAAAAGTAGACCTCCACCATACGGTCTCGAGTGTACGGTAGATTCACCGTGTTGTAAAGATCCCTCCACCACCTAGAGAGGTTTATTAGTTAAATTACCAATTAAATGTACACTCACGATCTTATGCATATTTGTTGTGTGCATAGTTTGGTGAAGATCAAAAGGATTTCAATGAAGTGCAAGGTACTAAGATATGCATTGTTTTTTTGCGAAACTAAGATATGCAATTTAATCCCAAAAGCAAAAGAAAAGACTTACAAGGACAGTGCCTTCAGCTCCCTGAGGTGAAGAGACCTCATGAGGTGAGAGTTGAGCCTAGCAAGCTCTAGCAGCGTATTGTCGTGCGTCTCCTCCCGCGCATACTCACCAACGTAATACATGGTCTCTAGCAGCCTGGTGAACCGCGGGAGAGGGTGGTCGAGGGCGCGGGCGACCTGCTCCGCCAACGGCGACCGGAGCTCACCTTTTGCTGCAATGGCCTCGAGCTGGTGTCGTGTGAAGTTGATGACATCGTCGAGGGCCAGGCCATCACCCGGTACCGCCATGTGAGCTGCGTTGTACAAGCTTAGTAGAGCCCTCGGGTCACTGCTCAGGCTTGCCTTGAAGTTGCCCATGCCATCTCTAAAGTTGTCCAAGGCATCTGCACAAAATGTCCGAATTAAATCGAGTTTGGGGATGAAAATTGTTAGAGATGACTAATATTTTTAAGTGATTTTAAGATTGCAGATAGTTCTTTTAAGGGGGTTTACCGAAGCAAGTCTCAAAGTAAAATTCTAAAAGTGTAGTTGTGAAAGTACCATTCGAATATGTGAAGTAAAAGACACCGAATAAGATTAACAGACCAGGGAGGCTAACGGTCAATAAAATATATTTTTCTACAAGATAATCATTAGATGCCTGCAAATAAAATTCAATGAGAGGGTTTTTGCTAGAAACTTTGTTCTGGAAAATGATCTGTTGACTTCACGGTAGAAATTGTACTGGCGATTGAAGGCAAAAGGATGTCGACACTCTTCGACCGAAATTAATAATAAAATTATAGGGGTTTTCCACTTCTAAGTCATATGCTGTTCTGTATAGGTCGTTCAAGTCGCACAGAAAATTTTAGATAGGCCACTATGCAGTTCTGTTGGTTAAACAATCAACACCTAGGCAACGACTtccaattttgtattgtcttaaGGGATAATATGATTATTGAACTACCTGTGGACACCCATATCCCATGCTGCCGAAGCAACCGAAACCGAGTCGCGACAACATGAAGGTCATCAGAACCAGCGGACTCATCCGGGTGAACGATCCGGCTTATGGCCGATTCAATCTCTTCGCGGAAGTGGCCATCCACGCCGAGACGCTCAAGTGAGTCCATCAATGTCACCGCCTCGGCCACACTGTCGTCGGAGAACATCGTGCGCACTCGCCCCTTGAGTTCCTCCACCCTCTCCCTCATCCACTCCTCCGACCTCTGCATATATCAACAAGGTACCCACATAGAAACTGATATGCAGGTTTAAATTTTTTTGAAGGATAATATACAAAATTGGAAGTGTCCATAACATATATATAGACAAATCAATTACCC contains the following coding sequences:
- the LOC125529558 gene encoding eudesmanediol synthase-like; translation: MAVNSADDAASRPRMINAGSAATRGAFAASEWGDLPLLVFHFAQPPLQRSEEWMRERVEELKGRVRTMFSDDSVAEAVTLMDSLERLGVDGHFREEIESAISRIVHPDESAGSDDLHVVATRFRLLRQHGIWVSTDALDNFRDGMGNFKASLSSDPRALLSLYNAAHMAVPGDGLALDDVINFTRHQLEAIAAKGELRSPLAEQVARALDHPLPRFTRLLETMYYVGEYAREETHDNTLLELARLNSHLMRSLHLRELKALSLWWRDLYNTVNLPYTRDRMVEVYFWSCGMIPEEEHSRARLMFAKTFGLVTFLDDTYDVHATLEECHSFTEAMQRWDDSAVSILPEYLRMPYIKTLSNFKDFENMLKPDEKYRMSYARKAYQLQAEYYMQEAQWSNDKHRPTFKEHEELSVMSSGLPMLNLVALMGYGTIATKKVFEWTCAVPDVVRAGAQIGRFLNDISSYKLGKNKKDVASIVECYMVEKGTTGEEAVAAIAAMTEDSWRTMNHACMAMDRVLLPAAQLVVNIARSNEVIYLRGRDGYTFGSHVKDLVTMLFLAPIPL